A stretch of the Ostrea edulis chromosome 9, xbOstEdul1.1, whole genome shotgun sequence genome encodes the following:
- the LOC125658281 gene encoding shootin-1-like isoform X6, with the protein MEQGDFKELQERYEKLKALSSQVLVQYDDLLFKFQENEKAYHGVVHRLKLRESQLKEMKKLIQPAISEYERMKMKYEMELNCRTQAEVFATKISTQNKELKRQSKMLLDLQGPNPPDITKMNLDLDEKEDSMEDYHQEQSEMIQKLEEEIVTIKQELSVVREDLLIEKEHSSKWKNKFEEMKESQGETEIVVAQYKEAMKDLSKVSEEAVKEYEALQQKYELEQQCRSGAEQFATEIRIQNEAMKKQSMILLTEAASDPKLMMALAEVEQLTQEIETQKQKYEQEIKELKETAEDKVFEEPDNSAFQEEIRRLEEKVKVFEEQYNKLQDKYKALELKFEEATRPPPPPPPPPPPSLTSKSKGFLSRLKRKDSKKKKPVGAQHAAMNDTFSKALGEMMDRINSGKPLTSSGRTKRRGDFDQVCKLGSGRLLEIVTSREHQ; encoded by the exons ATGGAACAGGGGGATTTTAAAGAGTTACAAGAGCGTTATGAGAAACTGAAAGCACTATCTAGTCAAG TTCTTGTGCAGTATGATGATTTGCTGTTTAAATTCCAAGAAAATGAGAAAGCG TATCATGGTGTTGTGCACAGACTGAAGCTCAGAGAAAGTCAGCTGAAAGAGATGAAGAAAT TGATTCAGCCGGCTATATCAGAGTATGAGAGAATGAAAATGAAGTATGAGATGGAGTTAAACTGTCGGACTCAGGCAGAAGTGTTTGCCACCAAG ATTTCCACCCAGAACAAGGAGCTGAAACGACAATCCAAAATGTTGTTGGATCTCCAAGGCCCAAACCCTCCGGACATCACCAAGATGAACCTGGATCTAGATGAAAAGGAAGATTCCATGGAGGATTATCATCAGGAGCAGTCAGAGATGATTCAGA AGCTGGAAGAGGAAATCGTCACCATTAAACAGGAACTGAGTGTGGTTAGAGAGGACCTTTTGATTGAGAAAGAACACTCCAGCAAATGGAAGAACAAG TTTGAAGAAATGAAAGAGAGTCAGGGTGAGACAGAGATAGTGGTAGCCCAGTACAAGGAAGCCATGAAAGACCTCTCTAAAG TGTCTGAGGAGGCAGTGAAGGAGTATGAAGCATTGCAGCAGAAATATGAGTTGGAGCAGCAGTGCCGGTCTGGAGCAGAACAATTTGCTACAGAG ATTCGGATTCAGAACGAGGCCATGAAGAAACAGAGCATGATCTTATTAACAGAGGCTGCCTCTGATCCCAAGCTGATGATGGCTCTGGCTGAAGTGGAGCAACTCACCCAGGAAATAGAAACCCAGAAGCAGAAATATGAGCAGGAG ATTAAAGAGTTGAAGGAAACTGCGGAGGACAAGGTGTTTGAGGAGCCAGATAACTCTGCCTTTCAGGAGGAAATCAGGCGATTGGAGGAAAAGGTCAAAGTGTTTGAGGAACAGTATAACAAACTGCAGGACAAAT ACAAAGCCTTGGAGTTGAAGTTTGAAGAGGCAACACgaccaccacccccaccccctccacccccacccccttcccTGACTTCCAAGTCTAAAGG ATTCTTATCTCGACTGAAAAGAAAGGACTCAAAGAAAAAGAAGCCTGTTGGTG CACAACATGCGGCTATGAATGACACATTTTCAAAAGCATTAGGTGAAATGATGGATCGCATCAACAGCGGAAAGCCACTAACATCCAGTGGGCGTACAAAACGCAGG
- the LOC125658281 gene encoding shootin-1-like isoform X5, translating into MEQGDFKELQERYEKLKALSSQVLVQYDDLLFKFQENEKAYHGVVHRLKLRESQLKEMKKLIQPAISEYERMKMKYEMELNCRTQAEVFATKISTQNKELKRQSKMLLDLQGPNPPDITKMNLDLDEKEDSMEDYHQEQSEMIQKLEEEIVTIKQELSVVREDLLIEKEHSSKWKNKFEEMKESQGETEIVVAQYKEAMKDLSKVSEEAVKEYEALQQKYELEQQCRSGAEQFATEIRIQNEAMKKQSMILLTEAASDPKLMMALAEVEQLTQEIETQKQKYEQEIKELKETAEDKVFEEPDNSAFQEEIRRLEEKVKVFEEQYNKLQDKYKALELKFEEATRPPPPPPPPPPPSLTSKSKGFLSRLKRKDSKKKKPVGVFRQERAWLTQHAAMNDTFSKALGEMMDRINSGKPLTSSGRTKRRGDFDQVCKLGSGRLLEIVTSREHQ; encoded by the exons ATGGAACAGGGGGATTTTAAAGAGTTACAAGAGCGTTATGAGAAACTGAAAGCACTATCTAGTCAAG TTCTTGTGCAGTATGATGATTTGCTGTTTAAATTCCAAGAAAATGAGAAAGCG TATCATGGTGTTGTGCACAGACTGAAGCTCAGAGAAAGTCAGCTGAAAGAGATGAAGAAAT TGATTCAGCCGGCTATATCAGAGTATGAGAGAATGAAAATGAAGTATGAGATGGAGTTAAACTGTCGGACTCAGGCAGAAGTGTTTGCCACCAAG ATTTCCACCCAGAACAAGGAGCTGAAACGACAATCCAAAATGTTGTTGGATCTCCAAGGCCCAAACCCTCCGGACATCACCAAGATGAACCTGGATCTAGATGAAAAGGAAGATTCCATGGAGGATTATCATCAGGAGCAGTCAGAGATGATTCAGA AGCTGGAAGAGGAAATCGTCACCATTAAACAGGAACTGAGTGTGGTTAGAGAGGACCTTTTGATTGAGAAAGAACACTCCAGCAAATGGAAGAACAAG TTTGAAGAAATGAAAGAGAGTCAGGGTGAGACAGAGATAGTGGTAGCCCAGTACAAGGAAGCCATGAAAGACCTCTCTAAAG TGTCTGAGGAGGCAGTGAAGGAGTATGAAGCATTGCAGCAGAAATATGAGTTGGAGCAGCAGTGCCGGTCTGGAGCAGAACAATTTGCTACAGAG ATTCGGATTCAGAACGAGGCCATGAAGAAACAGAGCATGATCTTATTAACAGAGGCTGCCTCTGATCCCAAGCTGATGATGGCTCTGGCTGAAGTGGAGCAACTCACCCAGGAAATAGAAACCCAGAAGCAGAAATATGAGCAGGAG ATTAAAGAGTTGAAGGAAACTGCGGAGGACAAGGTGTTTGAGGAGCCAGATAACTCTGCCTTTCAGGAGGAAATCAGGCGATTGGAGGAAAAGGTCAAAGTGTTTGAGGAACAGTATAACAAACTGCAGGACAAAT ACAAAGCCTTGGAGTTGAAGTTTGAAGAGGCAACACgaccaccacccccaccccctccacccccacccccttcccTGACTTCCAAGTCTAAAGG ATTCTTATCTCGACTGAAAAGAAAGGACTCAAAGAAAAAGAAGCCTGTTGGTG TTTTCAGGCAGGAAAGAGCATGGTTAA CACAACATGCGGCTATGAATGACACATTTTCAAAAGCATTAGGTGAAATGATGGATCGCATCAACAGCGGAAAGCCACTAACATCCAGTGGGCGTACAAAACGCAGG
- the LOC125658846 gene encoding uncharacterized protein LOC125658846: MAQNRTHVRPQDPYKPFQDYLGFNGFTWNKDLVTNLTRLMTFSPSFHDDKSSDGKFFGNSFSRFRCVGSSANKGVGNFDPLDIIRRDSLEDFRHNGRDVELDELDSYQVELRRHSSISVQQESTNPVVLEVLAFKERKRAARRAKLKNLCVFCKNNGETSAIYTSHVLKDAEGRVCCPILRKYTCPLCGVSGDNAHTIRYCPKNECDISTPSLIQSKTRRVLCGKRRRSSDSENSN, translated from the coding sequence ATGGCACAGAACAGAACACACGTACGTCCCCAGGACCCTTACAAACCCTTCCAGGACTACCTCGGCTTCAATGGCTTTACCTGGAATAAAGATCTAGTGACCAATCTCACTCGTTTAATGACATTTTCGCCATCTTTTCATGACGACAAAAGCAGTGATGGAAAATTTTTCGGCAATAGCTTTTCTCGGTTTCGATGTGTCGGCTCGTCCGCTAACAAGGGGGTGGGGAATTTCGATCCCCTGGACATCATCCGGAGGGATTCTTTGGAGGACTTCAGACATAACGGTCGAGACGTGGAGCTGGACGAACTGGACAGCTACCAGGTGGAGTTACGGAGACATTCGTCTATCTCCGTACAGCAGGAATCTACTAACCCGGTAGTTTTGGAAGTTTTGGCCTTCAAGGAACGGAAGAGGGCGGCCCGGAGAGCTAAGCTGAAGAACCTCTGTGTTTTCTGTAAGAACAACGGAGAAACTTCTGCAATCTACACAAGTCACGTGTTGAAGGACGCAGAAGGACGAGTTTGCTGCCCCATTCTCCGTAAGTACACATGTCCTCTATGTGGAGTGTCCGGAGACAACGCCCACACGATCCGCTACTGTCCGAAAAATGAATGCGACATTTCTACACCGAGTCTTATCCAGAGTAAAACAAGGCGAGTACTATGTGGAAAGCGTCGCCGCAGTAGTGACAGTGAGAATAGCAACTGA
- the LOC125659666 gene encoding HEAT repeat-containing protein 4-like — MALFKDQSDRVKTPALFPCAAKVKVPQLGSEETDFELKLIANKPAPTSVIFKSFQAPEPVQKGYLKRISADLRFSEDVVQDRCFHMVPYDKKYLYQALNPYDIVSPHPHARIPPGRHDARGMDQRHMPCHLTKSYKPQLKPLKRKIMERAKEMHKAIMSQSLDTQTETSSEDSFFMTEVSEQKPDSAPPKTEDVKKPVSKEKKPVKEVSKKRLPGKTASNQSTLDSERESQEAWVKFCQENYDWDAYTLSKVSSHMAKWVVLEKMPEGADRDRLKKLLEAWYGKQDSSDLLLESLGELKKDEPPADVKEKNDKKPKKKWQKQESTILARVYEMDLHEETITEPHAHDPYSDDSKAPFYRKPVGLRRAIKHAEKEEEVSKSAGAINATADITIDNIYEPPAPPTIRDFINPAVGDKFYNTHNQFQQEKLTGADQIHLQDSDKILLNSNSKYQKKLQSQHPQNPETWFTEQEAKPPHEMKETPRIRKVERGSRRWKELPQPADESAEFNMIPPGFDPEFHRSPDPTTRRLTKQNAALLQVIDEWRQKWHLSGQLEDSKPDDLIKDMADIQSHVRLKAIATIAKVAEYRAPVPETSLFGDVPSLNTVQELPKKIFVAMECLLDDKVDRVKLAAAITLYSLNRPSEKARQCLQQAIQSENSVDRWAAAQCLAHDGVCNSLVVGEIVGQLLETEDTIKHEKAIYLLGKLSIFSPLVHCMVAEQLNSSSWRHKVIACKILPTLHGTINKDVTNKLMDLMWNDWHEDVRKSAAQCLGKSSHGREVHDDLRERIVKGNEATRLEAISKIGQLGIMTAKLLPVFLKCFEDEYISVRSEVCITCGNLEIKEEQIVEKLIHLATFDPIWKVKALAIQAMGKIGVVNEEITETLLWAVRYEEKAGVRAEACHTLMMLKLKTEEVAEVLQERFLVESSNVVREEIASTLEMFGISATEDMDMVAQIKNEVRKLCTKGNIATQISLNESDDRKHENLSRMIYENEKELKESEEEPPPMMERIRTMSQASDHSDVVHRKVVGETPHTQHQRAVSPAPSRDVFTPTADEELHQLLSREDTRSEAATPEARPTSVQHRESATPKDQGTPKGSEKSKVTTEESGDEDSDKEYSTVTDGKTPETERPTSVVKFASELQVEEIPGRSTLTPSKSAMEDMRMSTRLSSMAGGRVSTDVRAFSRDAIKEREKINTEALKSYAGLDMRYYDMIEDLIQVDNTYELMTGRRHTIHEVEQAKKPALIQSPSAALIAQTDETIPAEDEENDVKSSVIITVTAEEDKNGDTG; from the exons ATGGCTCTCTTTAAAGATCAGTCAGACAGAGTAAAAACACCAGCCTTGTTTCCATGTGCAGCAAAGGTCAAAGTTCCTCAGCTGGGGTCAGAGGAAACAGACTTTGAACTAAAACTAATTGCAAACAAACCAGCTCCAACTTCAGTTATCTTTAAGTCATTCCAAGCTCCTGAACCAGTCCAAAAAGGCTACCTAAAGAGAATCAGTGCTGATTTACGCTTCAGTGAAGATGTTGTGCAGGATCGTTGTTTTCACATGGTGCCATATGACAAAAAATACTTGTACCAGGCTCTTAATCCAT ATGACATCGTGTCTCCCCATCCCCATGCCAGGATCCCCCCAGGTCGCCACGATGCCAGGGGCATGGACCAACGTCACATGCCATGTCATCTGACCAAGTCATACAAACCGCAACTCAAACCTCTGAAGAGGAAGATAATGGAGCGTGCCAAAGAAATGCACAAAGCTATAATGTCACAGTCCTTAGATACACAGACAGAGACCTCATCAGAGGATAGCTTCTTCATGACAGAAGTTAGTGAACAGAAACCAGATAGTGCCCCACCTAAAACTGAGGATGTGAAAAAACCAGTGTCAAAGGAGAAGAAACCAGTGAAGGAGGTGTCTAAGAAAAGATTGCCGGGAAAAACTGCATCAAATCAGAGCACTCTGGACTCTGAAAGAGAATCACAAGAGGCCTGGGTGAAATTCTGTCAAGAGAATTACGACTGGGATGCTTACACTCTGTCAAAGGTCAGCTCCCACATGGCAAAGTGGGTTGTGCTGGAGAAGATGCCTGAGGGAGCAGACAGGGACCGGTTGAAGAAACTGTTGGAGGCATGGTACGGGAAACAGGATTCCTCTGATCTGTTACTAGAGTCCTTGGGAGAGCTGAAGAAAGATGAACCACCAGCTGATGTCAAGGAAAAGAATGACAAAAAGCCAAAGAAAAAATGGCAGAAACAGGAATCTAC TATACTTGCCCGAGTGTATGAGATGGATTTGCACGAAGAGACAATCACAGAGCCTCATGCCCATGACCCATACTCAGATGACTCGAAGGCCCCATTTTACAGGAAACCAGTTGGTCTGAGGCGAGCCATCAAGCATGCGGAAAAGGAAGAGGAAG TGAGCAAGAGTGCAG GTGCCATCAATGCCACTGCTGACATTactattgacaatatctacgaGCCCCCTGCCCCGCCCACCATTCGTGACTTCATCAATCCGGCAGTGGGCGACAAATTCTACAACACTCACAATCAGTTTCAACAGGAGAAGTTGACAG GAGCGGACCAGATTCATTTACAGGACTCGGACAAGATCCTGCTGAACTCTAACAGCAAATACCAGAAAAAACTGCAGTCCCAGCATCCACAGAACCCAGAGACGTGGTTCACCGAGCAGGAAGCCAAACCTCCTCACGAGATGAAGGAGACCCCACGCATCAGGAAGGTGGAGAGAGGGTCTCGTCGATGGAAAGAACTCCCACAGCCTGCTGAT GAGTCAGCTGAGTTCAATATGATTCCTCCAGGATTTGATCCGGAGTTTCACAGATCTCCTGACCCTACAACACGGAGACTGACCAAACAGAATGCTGCATTACTCCAAGTCA TTGATGAATGGAGACAGAAATGGCACCTGAGTGGTCAGTTGGAGGACAGCAAGCCTGATGATCTCATCAAAGATATGGCTGACATTCAGAGCCATGTCAGGCTGAAGGCCATAGCAACCATCGCCAAGGTAGCAGAGTACCGCGCCCCTGTTCCGGAGACCTCTTTGTTTGGTGATGTCCCCTCACTTAACACTGTACAAGAGCtgccaaaaaaaatatttgttgccATGGAGTGCTTGTTGGATGACAAGGTGGACCGTGTGAAGTTAGCTGCTGCCATTACTCTGTATTCACTGAACAGGCCTAGTGAAAAG GCCAGACAGTGTCTGCAGCAGGCTATACAGAGCGAGAACAGTGTGGACAGGTGGGCTGCTGCCCAATGTTTGGCCCATGATGGTGTGTGTAACTCACTAGTCGTGGGCGAAATCGTTGGTCAATTGCTGGAGACAGAGGATACAATCAAACATGAGAAGGCCATCTACCTCCTGGGAAAACTCAGCATCTTCTCA CCTTTAGTTCACTGTATGGTGGCAGAGCAGCTCAACAGCAGCAGCTGGAGACACAAAGTTATTGCCTGTAAAATACTACCAACTCTTCACGGAACCATCAACAAG GATGTAACTAACAAGCTGATGGACCTGATGTGGAATGACTGGCATGAAGATGTCCGTAAAAGTGCGGCCCAATGTCTGGGTAAATCTAGTCATGGCAGGGAAGTGCATGATGATCTGAGGGAAAGAATTGTTAAAGGCAATGAAGCTACCAGGCTCGAGGCCATCAGTAAAATTGGACAACTAG GTATTATGACTGCCAAGTTACTGCCTGTGTTCTTGAAGTGTTTTGAGGATGAATACATTTCTGTGAGATCTGAAGTGTGCATTACATGTGGAAACCTGGAGATCAAAGAGGAACAAATTGTAGAGAAATTGATCCACCTAGCTACTTTTGATCCGATCTGGAAAGTGAAGGCTCTGGCTATTCAAG CTATGGGTAAGATAGGCGTGGTCAATGAGGAGATCACAGAGACTCTGTTGTGGGCGGTGAGGTATGAGGAGAAAGCTGGGGTAAGGGCTGAGGCATGCCACACCCTGATGATGCTGAAACTGAAAACGGAGGAGGTGGCAGAGGTGTTACAGGAGAGGTTCCTGGTGGAGTCCAGCAATGTAGTTAGAGA GGAGATTGCCAGTACGTTAGAGATGTTTGGAATCAGTGCTACTGAGGACATGGACATGGTGGCCCAAATCAAGAATGAAGTCCGTAAACTCTGCACCAAAGGCAACATTGCTACTCAGATTTCACTGAATGAGAGCGATGACAGAAAGCACGAGAACCTGAGCAGAATGATCTATGAGAACGAGAAAGAACTCAAG GAGAGTGAAGAGGAACCCCCGCCAATGATGGAGAGAATACGAACTATGAGTCAGGCCAGTGATCACTCAGATGTGGTCCATAGGAAAGTGGTGGGTGAGACACCACACACCCAACATCAGAGGGCAGTGTCCCCTGCCCCTAGTCGTGATGTTTTCACCCCAACAGCAGATGAAGAACTTCACCAATTACTGTCCCGGGAGGACACTAGGAGTGAAGCTGCCACACCTGAAGCCAGACCAACATCTGTCCAACATAGAGAATCAGCAACACCCAAAGACCAAGGTACACCTAAAGGATCTGAGAAGTCAAAGGTCACCACAGAGGAGAGTGGTGATGAAGATAGTGACAAGGAGTATTCCACAGTGACTGATGGAAAGACTCCAGAGACAGAACGACCAACTAGTGTGGTCAAGTTTGCTTCAGAGTTACAGGTTGAAGAAATTCCCGGTCGTTCCACATTAACTCCATCTAAATCTGCCATGGAGGACATGCGTATGTCAACTCGTCTGAGTAGCATGGCGGGAGGGCGTGTGTCAACAGATGTTAGAGCTTTCAGTCGTGATGCCATCAAGGAAAGAGAGAAAATTAACACCGAAGCATTAAAGAGTTATGCTGGACTGGACATGCGATATTATGACATGATTGAAGATTTAATCCAAGTAGACAATACATACGAGTTGATGACTGGTCGAAGACACACTATACATGAGGTTGAACAAGCCAAAAAGCCTGCACTGATTCAGTCCCCCTCTGCTGCACTCATCGCTCAAACAGATGAGACTATACCAGCTGAGGATGAGGAAAATGATGTGAAATCCTCGGTCATCATAACAGTGACCGCTGAGGAAGACAAAAACGGTGACACTGgttaa